A single genomic interval of Lathyrus oleraceus cultivar Zhongwan6 chromosome 7, CAAS_Psat_ZW6_1.0, whole genome shotgun sequence harbors:
- the LOC127102444 gene encoding profilin-2 has protein sequence MSWQTYVDDHLMCEIESTGHHLTAAAIIGHDGSVWAQSSAFPQIKPQENTDIMKDFDEPGHLAPTGMHLAGIKYMVIQGEPGAVIRGKKGSGGITIKKTGQALVFGLYEEPVTPGQCNMVVERLGDYLIDQGL, from the exons ATGTCGTGGCAAACTTACGTTGATGATCATTTGATGTGTGAAATTGAGAGCACCGGACACCATCTCACCGCCGCTGCTATCATTGGCCATGATGGTTCTGTTTGGGCTCAGAGCTCTGCCTTCCCTcag ATTAAGCCTCAAGAGAACACTGATATCATGAAAGATTTTGATGAACCTGGACATCTTGCTCCTACAGGCATGCACCTTGCAGGAATCAAGTACATGGTGATCCAGGGAGAGCCGGGAGCTGTCATCCGCGGAAAGAAG GGTTCTGGAGGGATCACCATAAAGAAAACTGGCCAAGCTCTTGTTTTTGGTCTTTATGAGGAACCTGTAACTCCTGGACAGTGCAACATGGTTGTTGAGAGGTTGGGAGATTACCTCATTGATCAGGGACTGTAG